GGACGCAACCCGGACCTCAAAGGAGCGAAGTGGCTAAGGTCCGGGTCTACGAACTCGCCAAGGAGTTCGGCGTGGAGAGCAAGGTCGTCATGGCCAAGCTCCAGGAACTCGGTGAATTCGTCCGATCGGCGTCCTCGACGATCGAGGCGCCCGTAGTACGCAAACTGACAGACGCCTTCCAGCAGGGCGGTGGCAACGGCAAGTCCGGCGCCCGCCCCGCTCCCCGGAAGGCCGCCCCCAGGCCCGCCGCGCCGTCCCCGGCGCAGGCGGGGGGCACCTCCCCCGGCCCCAGGCCGGTGGGGGACCGTCCGGCTGCCCCGAAGCCGGCGGCGCCCAGGCCGCCCGCGGCCGAGCGCCCCGCGGCCCCCTCGGCGCCGACGCCGGCCCCCGGCCCGCGTCCGACGCCCGGCCCGAAGCCGGCCCCGGCGCCCGCGCCGCGTCCGGCCCCGGCAGCCCCCACGACCCCGGAGTTCCAGGCTCCGCCGTCGGCCCCCGCCGGGCCCCGCCCCGGCTCCCGTCCCGCGCCCAAGCCCGGCTCCCGCCCGGCCGCGCCCGGTCAGGGCCAGGGCCGTCCGGCCGGCCAGGGCCAGCGCCCCGGCGGCGCCGCGCCGCGTCCGGGCGGTCGCGCGGCCGGTCCGCGCCCCGGCAACAACCCGTTCACCTCCGGCGGTTCCACCGGCATGGGGCGCCCGGCGCCCCGTCCGCAGGGCGGTCCCCGTCCCGGCGGTCCGGGTGCGCCCGGTGCTGGTCCGCGTCCGCAGGCCCCCGGCGGCCAGGGCGGTCCCCGTCCGCAGGCTCCGGGCGGCTCCCGTCCGAGCCCGGGCAACATGCCCCGTCCGCAGGGCGGCGGTCCCCGTCCCGGTGGTGGCCCCGGCGGTCCCCGTCCCAACCCGGGCATGATGCCGCAGCGTCCGGCTGCCGGCCCGCGTCCCGGCGGCGGTGGCCGCGGTCCCGGCGGCGGCGGTCGCCCCGGTGGCGGCGGCGGTCGTCCGGGTGGCGGCGGCTTCGCCGGCCGTCCCGGTGGCGGCGGCGGTTTCGCCGGTCGTCCGGGTGGTCCCGGCGGTGGCGGCGGTGGCTTCGCCGGTCGTCCCGGTGGTGGCGGCGGCCGTCCCGGCTTCGGCGGTCGTCCGGGTGGTCCCGGCGGTCGTGGTGGCACGCAGGGCGCCTTCGGCCGTCCCGGCGGTCCCGCGCGTCGTGGTCGCAAGTCGAAGCGGCAGAGGCGCCAGGAGTACGAGGCCATGCAGGCCCCGTCGGTCGGCGGCGTGATGCTGCCTCGCGGCAACGGACAGACCGTCCGCCTGTCGCGCGGTGCGTCGCTCACCGACTTCGCGGAGAAGATCAACGCCAACCCGGCGTCGCTCGTCGCCGTGATGATGAACCTCGGCGAGATGGTCACCGCCACGCAGTCCGTCTCCGACGAGACCCTCCAGCTGCTCGCCGGCGAGATGAACTACGTCGTCGAGATCGTCAGCCCGGAGGAGGAGGACCGCGAGCTGCTCGAGTCCTTCGACATCGAGTTCGGCGAGGACGAGGGCGGCGAGGAAGCGCTCGTCGCGCGTCCGCCGGTCGTGACCGTCATGGGTCACGTCGACCACGGTAAGACCCGACTGCTGGACACCATCCGCAAGACGAACGTCGTCGCGGGCGAGGCCGGCGGTATCACGCAGCACATCGGTGCGTACCAGGTCACCACCGAGGTCAACGACGAAGAGCGCCGGATCACCTTCATCGACACCCCGGGTCACGAGGCGTTCACCGCCATGCGTGCCCGTGGTGCGAAGTCGACCGACATCGCGATCCTGGTCGTCGCGGCCAACGACGGCGTCATGCCGCAGACGGTCGAGGCGCTCAACCACGCGAAGGCGGCCGACGTCCCGATCGTCGTCGCGGTCAACAAGATCGACGTCGAGGGTGCCGACCCGACCAAGGTGCGCGGTCAGCTCACCGAGTACGGGCTGGTGGCCGAGGAGTACGGCGGCGACACCATGTTCGTCGACATCTCCGCCAAGCAGGGCCTCAACATCGAGAGCCTGCTGGAGGCCGTGGTCCTCACCGCGGACGCCTCGCTCGACCTGCGGGCCAACCCGGAGCAGGACGCACAGGGCATCGCGATCGAGTCCCACCTGGACCGTGGCCGCGGCGCCGTCGCGACCGTCCTGGTCCAGCGCGGCACCCTGCGGGTCGGCGACACCATGGTGGTCGGCGACGCGTACGGCCGTGTCCGGGCGATGCTCGACGACAAGGGCGAGAACGTGGAGGAGGCGGGTCCCTCGACCCCGGTCCTCGTCCTCGGTCTCACCAACGTCCCGGGCGCCGGCGACAACTTCCTCGTCGTCGACGAGGACCGCACGGCCCGGCAGATCGCCGAGAAGCGCGCGGCGCGCGAGCGCAACGCCAACTTCGCCCGCCGTGGCGTCCGGTTCTCCCTGGAGAACCTGGACGAGGCCCTCAAGGCCGGCCTGGTGCAGGAACTCAACCTCATCATCAAGGGCGACGCGTCCGGTTCGGTGGAGGCTCTCGAGTCCTCGCTGCTCCAGCTCGACGTCGGCGAAGAGGTCGACATCCGCGTCCTGCACCGCGGTGTGGGTGCGGTCACCGAGTCGGACATCGACCTGGCGACCGGCTCCGACGCCATCGTCATCGGCTTCAACGTCCGGGCGGCCGGCCGTGCCGCCCAGATGGCGGAGCGCGAGGGCGTGGACGTCCGGTACTACTCGGTCATCTACCAGGCGATCGAAGAGGTCGAGGCGGCCCTGAAGGGCATGCTGAAGCCGGAGTACGAGGAGGTCGAGCTCGGCACGGCGGAGATCCGCGAGGTCTTCAAGTCGTCCAAGCTGGGCAACATCGCCGGTGTCCTGGTCCGCTCCGGAGAGGTCAAGCGCAACACCAAGGCGCGCCTCCTCCGCGACGGCAAGGTCATCGCGGAGAACCTCAACATCTCCGGTCTGCGCCGCTTCAAGGACGACGTCACCGAGATTCGCGAAGGGTTCGAGGGCGGTATCAACCTCGGAAACTACAACGACATCAAGGTCGACGACGTCATCGCGACGTACGAGATGCGCGAGAAGCCGCGCGCGTAAGCGCCCGGCGGCATCCCCAGTCCCCGCGCCCCTTTCCCAGGGGCGCGGGGCTGTGCCGCCCAGCGGCTCCGCCGCAGAGCGCGGCAGACCACCGTGCCCCGTGAGGGGCGCGAGGAACTGCGCGACAAGCCACGACGCGCCCGCACCCGCCCGCGAACCCACCCCCCGAGCTCTCAGGCGCTCAAGGGGGTCGAAGGGGCACAGCCCCTGGGGGACGGGAAGGGCAGGGGCGGCGGGGGCGAAAAAACGCAGGCCGTCCCCGGCCAGGACAGGTACCGTGCTGGGGTCCGGCCGACCACAGGCCGACCCCCCGATCCCGCACCGGCGGGTCATCCGGCAGCACACATGTACGTGGGGACCCTGTCCTTCGACCTCCTCCTCGGCGACGTCCACTCGCTCAAGGAGAAGCGCTCCGTCGTCCGCCCCATCGTGGCCGAACTCCAGCGCAAATACGCCGTCAGCGCCGCCGAGGTCGACCACCTCGACCTGCACCGCAGAGCCGGCATCGGCCTCGCGGTCGTCTCCGGGGACGCCGCCCACCTCACCGACGTGCTCGACCGGTGCGAACGCCTGGTCGCCGGCCGTCCCGAAGTGGAACTGCTCTCCGTGCGCCGGCGCTACCACGGCGAGGAAGACGACTGAACCGGACGACGACCGAACCGGATCGCGAATGAACCGGATCGCGACCGAACCGGATCACGACTGAACCGGTCATCCGCGTTCACTCGCACAACAACACGGTTCACTCGCACAAGAACAACGAAGAAACACGAAGAACGGGAGACGGACCAGTGGCCGACAACGCGCGGGCGAAAAGGCTGGCGGACCTCATCCGAGAGGTGGTGGCCCAGAAGCTGCAGCGCGGGATCAAGGACCCGCGGCTCGGTTCGCACGTCACCATCACGGACACCCGGGTCACCGGGGACCTGCGGGAGGCGACCGTCTTCTACACGGTGTACGGCGACGACGAGGAGCGCAAGGCCGCCGCGGCGGGCCTGGAGAGCGCCAAGGGCATCCTGCGCTCCGAGGTCGGCAAGGCGGCCGGCGTGAAGTTCACGCCGACCCTGGCGTTCGTCGCGGACGCCCTCCCCGACACCGCCCGGACCATCGAGGACCTCCTCGACAAGGCACGCGCCTCCGACGAGAAGGTGCGCGAGTCGGCCACCGGCGCCCAGTACGCCGGCGAGGCCGACCCCTACCGCAAGCCCGGCTCCGAGGACACCGACGAGACGGACGACAGCACCGAATGACCCAGCAGCACACCACGCCCGACGGCCTCGTCATCGTCGACAAGCCGTCGGGCTTCACTTCGCACGACGTGGTCGCCAAGATGCGCGGCATCGCCAGGACCCGCCGCGTCGGCCACGCCGGCACCCTCGACCCCATGGCGACGGGCGTGCTCGTGCTCGGCGTCGAGCGGGCCACCAAGCTCCTCGGTCACCTCGCGCTGACCGAGAAGGAGTACCTCGGCACGATCCGGCTCGGCCAGAGCACCCTCACCGACGACGCCGAGGGCGAAATCACGTCGTCCGCGGACGCCTCCGGTATCGCCCGCGACGCCATCGACCGCGGCGTCGCCGAGCTGACCGGTGACATCATGCAGGTCCCGTCCAAGGTCAGCGCTATCAAGATCAACGGCGTGCGGTCCTACAAGCGGGCCCGCGAGGGCGAGGAGTTCGACATCCCGGCCCGCCCGGTGACGGTCTCCTCCTTCGCCGTGCACGACGTACGGGACGCGGTCGCCGAGAACGGCACGCCGGTGCTCGACCTGGTGGTGTCCGTCGTCTGCTCCTCCGGTACCTACATCCGGGCGCTCGCCCGCGACCTCGGCGCCGGTCTCGGCGTCGGCGGCCACCTCACCGCGCTGCGCCGGACCCGCGTGGGGCCGTACCGGATCGACGCGGCCCACACGCTGGACCGGCTCCAGCAGGAGCTGACCGTGATGCCGGTGGCCGACGCGGCCGCGGCCGCCTTCCCCCGCTGGGACCTGGACGAGCGCCGCACCCGGCTGGTGCTCAACGGCGTCCGCCTGGAGATGCCCGACGCGTACGCGGGCCGCGGCCCCGTGGCGGTCTTCGACCAGGCGGGCCGCTTCGTGGCGCTGGTGGAGGAGCAGAAGGGGAAGGCGAAGAGCCTGGCGGTGTTCGGCTGAGGCGGGTGCGGGTGCGGGTGCGGGTGCGGGTGCGGGTGCGGGTGCGGGTGCGGCGGCGGGTGGCGGTGGGGCGGGCGCGGCGCTCGCTTCGCCGGTCGCGCGGTTCGCCGGTTCCGCGGTTCGCCCCTCGTGCGGCTCGCCCGTGGAGCGGCGATCACGCGGTCGTACGTCCTGATCGCCGCTCCACGGTCCCCCTCTGTTCCCCCCTCACCAAGGTGTATCCGTCCGTGCGCGATCCGTCACCCCTTTGGGCGGGCGCTCGGAGTGAACCGGGGGAGTGGAAGGGGGCGCGTTCGCCCTGAACCCTGTTCCGCCGATCGCCGCCCGCCTACCGTCGAGGACGAACGCACGGCGGGAGGTACGACGAACATGGCGGGACGGGACGGCGCCCTCGAGGGGGTCGAGGACCCGGCGCCCTCCGCGGACATCCTCGTACAGATCTTCGACCCGGCCGGACGGCCGCGCGGTACCGGCTTCGCCGTGGACCAGGAGGGCACGCTCGTCACCAGCCACGAGGCGGTCGACGGCCTCACCGCCCTCTTCCTCCGGACCGCCGGGGCCGAGCGGGAGGTCACCGGCGAGGCGATCATCCGGTTGCCGCGGCTCGGCCTCGCCCTCGTGCGCACGGTGGGGCCGGGCCCGCGCCCGCTGCCGGTCGCCGCCCGCAGAGGGATCGGCCGGGGCGCGTACGTCCGGATCGCCGCCGGCGGCTGGCGCGAGGCACGCGTCCTCGGCACGACCACCGCCACGTACACCGCGTCGGACGGCCGCCATCTCCTCGATGGCGTCCTCGAACTGGCCATCGGCACGGCCGGCACCGACGCGCTGCGCCCCGGCGGGGGAGCGGCCGGCGGCCCCGTGCTCGACGCCGCGACCGGTGCCGTGCTCGGCGTCCTCGGCACCGCCCTGCACACCGCGCACCGGGCGACCGGGTTCGCGGTGCCGCTGCCCGGCGCCGGCGGCCCGCTCACCGCACTCCTCGCCCGCAACGCGGCGACGGTGCCGGCGTACGGGGCGGACCTGAACCTCGCCGGAGCGACACGGCTGACGGGAGCGGCGGAGGATCCGCCCCTGGTGCACCCCGGGCGGGTACCGCGCGCGGGCGTCGCCCGGCACCTCGAGGCGTTCGAGACGTGCGGAACGGCACCCGGCGCCGCCGCCGTCCTGGCCCTGGCCGGCCCCCCGGGCAGCGGCCGCACGACGGAACTGGCCGCCCTGGCCGCCCGCCGCAGCACCGAACCGGCCCCCACCCTCTGGCTCCACGGCACCGACCTGCACGCCTCCGACACCTCCGTCTCCGACGCGGCAGCCCGCGCGCTGACCCGCGCGGCACACACCCCGACACCGGGGGGCGGCACGTCCGGGGCGGGGGTGCCCGGGCCGGCCGTACCCGGGGCGGGTTCGGCGGAGGCTCCGTGGCCCGGTGCGCTCAGCCCTGCGCGACTGGACCGTGTGGTCCGTGTCGCGCGGGATGCCGGGCGGCCGTTGTTGCTGCTGCTCGACGGGCCGGAGGAGATGCCGGACGCCCTGGCCGAACGGTTGCCGCAGTGGACGGCGGCGACGGCCGCGTGGCTGCGCGACACCGGTGCCCGGTTGGTCCTGGCGTGCCGCCCCGAATACTGGGAGCGGCTCGGGGCCCAGTTCCCCCGGGCGCTGCTGTACGAGCCGGGCGCGGAGCCCGGCGGTACGCCGTCGACCCCGCCCGCCCCCGGTCACCCCGCCCCGCCCTGCGTGCCCCTCGGTGATCTCACCCCGGACGAGGCCCGCCTCGCCCGCTCCCGGTACGGCATTCCCGAGACCGCCCTCGCCCCCGCCGACGCCCGCCATCCGCTCACGCTGCGCCTTCTCTCCGAGGTGCGCGCGGAACTCCCGGAGGCGGCCGGCCGTCCCGACCGGCACGAGATCTTCTCCGCCCACGTGGACCTCGTCTGTCTCCGTGTAGCCGCCCGCCTCACCACCCCCGCCTCCCGCCCGCACGGCGCGGCCGTACGCCGGCTCGCCGCCCGGGTGGCCGGCCAGGTGCACGCGGCGGCCCGGCGCTGCCTCGGCCCCGGCCAGGGCGCGCTGGACCGGCCGTCCTTCGAGCTGCTGTTCCCCTCCGGCCCGGCCGTCGCGCCGCGCCGGGCCGGCGACACGGGCGACTGGGCCTCCGCCGTACTGGCCGAGGGCCTGTTCGTCCCCAGGGGCGAGGGCCACCGCTTCGCCCACGAGGAGCTCGGCGACTGGCTCCAGGGCCAGCACCTGGACGTCGAGGCCGCGCTGGACGCCCTCGTGCTTCGCGGGGCGTCGTACTCGGCGGTCTCCCGGGCGGAGCTGTACGGCGCGACGGACCCGCCGTGCGGGCCGACGGCGGCACCCCCCGCGCCGCCCATGCCGCCCGCACCCGCCGCCCCTCCCGCGCCCTCCGTGCCGCCCCACCGCATCGGCCCGGTCGTGGAAGCGCTGCTGCTCCTCGCCCGCGACCGCGGCACCGCCGAACTCACCTACCAGCTCGGCCGGTTGGTCGACGCACTGGAGGTGCTGCTGCCCGCGGACGGCGTTGCCGCCCCGCCGGGCACCCCGCTCTGGTGGGCCGTCCGTCTGCTCACCGCCACCCTGCTCCGGGTGCCGGACGCCACCCCGTACACGGGCGTGCTCGACCGGCTGGCCCGGCGGCTC
The DNA window shown above is from Streptomyces sp. NBC_00670 and carries:
- the truB gene encoding tRNA pseudouridine(55) synthase TruB, whose amino-acid sequence is MTQQHTTPDGLVIVDKPSGFTSHDVVAKMRGIARTRRVGHAGTLDPMATGVLVLGVERATKLLGHLALTEKEYLGTIRLGQSTLTDDAEGEITSSADASGIARDAIDRGVAELTGDIMQVPSKVSAIKINGVRSYKRAREGEEFDIPARPVTVSSFAVHDVRDAVAENGTPVLDLVVSVVCSSGTYIRALARDLGAGLGVGGHLTALRRTRVGPYRIDAAHTLDRLQQELTVMPVADAAAAAFPRWDLDERRTRLVLNGVRLEMPDAYAGRGPVAVFDQAGRFVALVEEQKGKAKSLAVFG
- a CDS encoding DUF503 domain-containing protein, which gives rise to MYVGTLSFDLLLGDVHSLKEKRSVVRPIVAELQRKYAVSAAEVDHLDLHRRAGIGLAVVSGDAAHLTDVLDRCERLVAGRPEVELLSVRRRYHGEEDD
- the rbfA gene encoding 30S ribosome-binding factor RbfA, with the protein product MADNARAKRLADLIREVVAQKLQRGIKDPRLGSHVTITDTRVTGDLREATVFYTVYGDDEERKAAAAGLESAKGILRSEVGKAAGVKFTPTLAFVADALPDTARTIEDLLDKARASDEKVRESATGAQYAGEADPYRKPGSEDTDETDDSTE
- the infB gene encoding translation initiation factor IF-2, whose product is MAKVRVYELAKEFGVESKVVMAKLQELGEFVRSASSTIEAPVVRKLTDAFQQGGGNGKSGARPAPRKAAPRPAAPSPAQAGGTSPGPRPVGDRPAAPKPAAPRPPAAERPAAPSAPTPAPGPRPTPGPKPAPAPAPRPAPAAPTTPEFQAPPSAPAGPRPGSRPAPKPGSRPAAPGQGQGRPAGQGQRPGGAAPRPGGRAAGPRPGNNPFTSGGSTGMGRPAPRPQGGPRPGGPGAPGAGPRPQAPGGQGGPRPQAPGGSRPSPGNMPRPQGGGPRPGGGPGGPRPNPGMMPQRPAAGPRPGGGGRGPGGGGRPGGGGGRPGGGGFAGRPGGGGGFAGRPGGPGGGGGGFAGRPGGGGGRPGFGGRPGGPGGRGGTQGAFGRPGGPARRGRKSKRQRRQEYEAMQAPSVGGVMLPRGNGQTVRLSRGASLTDFAEKINANPASLVAVMMNLGEMVTATQSVSDETLQLLAGEMNYVVEIVSPEEEDRELLESFDIEFGEDEGGEEALVARPPVVTVMGHVDHGKTRLLDTIRKTNVVAGEAGGITQHIGAYQVTTEVNDEERRITFIDTPGHEAFTAMRARGAKSTDIAILVVAANDGVMPQTVEALNHAKAADVPIVVAVNKIDVEGADPTKVRGQLTEYGLVAEEYGGDTMFVDISAKQGLNIESLLEAVVLTADASLDLRANPEQDAQGIAIESHLDRGRGAVATVLVQRGTLRVGDTMVVGDAYGRVRAMLDDKGENVEEAGPSTPVLVLGLTNVPGAGDNFLVVDEDRTARQIAEKRAARERNANFARRGVRFSLENLDEALKAGLVQELNLIIKGDASGSVEALESSLLQLDVGEEVDIRVLHRGVGAVTESDIDLATGSDAIVIGFNVRAAGRAAQMAEREGVDVRYYSVIYQAIEEVEAALKGMLKPEYEEVELGTAEIREVFKSSKLGNIAGVLVRSGEVKRNTKARLLRDGKVIAENLNISGLRRFKDDVTEIREGFEGGINLGNYNDIKVDDVIATYEMREKPRA